The Raphanus sativus cultivar WK10039 chromosome 2, ASM80110v3, whole genome shotgun sequence genome includes a region encoding these proteins:
- the LOC108839692 gene encoding protein LSD1 isoform X1: MQDQLVCHGCRNTLMYPRGATNVRCALCHIVNMVPLHPPPPPHHHAAHAGMDMAHIVCGGCRTMLMYTRGATSVRCSCCQTVNLVPGPPPSNQVAHINCGNCRTTLMYPYGASSVKCAICQFVTNVNMSNGRVPLASNRPNGTASPGTMPSTSTSTPPSQTQTVVVENPMSVNESGKLVSITTYLLFVLLSYTLERRFDKVTGTHI, from the exons ATGCAGGACCAGCTAGTGTGTCATGGCTGTAGAAATACATTGATGTATCCTAGAGGAGCTACCAATGTCCGTTGTGCGTTATGTCACATTGTCAACATGGTTCctcttcatcctcctcctcctcctcatcaccATG CTGCTCATGCAGGGATGGACATGGCTCACATTGTGTGTGGTGGTTGTCGAACAATGCTTATGTATACCCGTGGGGCTACTAGTGTAAGATGCTCTTGCTGTCAGACTGTCAACCTTGTCCCAG GACCCCCACCGTCTAATCAGGTTGCTCATATCAACTGTGGGAACTGTAGGACGACACTCATGTACCCTTACGGTGCATCATCTGTTAAATGTGCTATTTGCCAGTTTGTTACTAACGTTAAC atGAGCAATGGAAGGGTGCCTTTAGCAAGTAACCGGCCAAATGGAACAGCATCTCCCGGGACTATGCCCTCTACATCCACT TCGACACCACCGTCTCAGACACAAACTGTTGTAGTAGAGAACCCAATGTCCGTTAATGAAAGTGGAAAGTTGGTGAGTATTACTACTTATcttctctttgttcttcttAGTTACACATTAGAAAGAAGGTTTGACAAAGTGACTGGAACACACATATAA
- the LOC108839692 gene encoding protein LSD1 isoform X4 — protein MQDQLVCHGCRNTLMYPRGATNVRCALCHIVNMVPLHPPPPPHHHAAHAGMDMAHIVCGGCRTMLMYTRGATSVRCSCCQTVNLVPGPPPSNQVAHINCGNCRTTLMYPYGASSVKCAICQFVTNVNMSNGRVPLASNRPNGTASPGTMPSTSTSTPPSQTQTVVVENPMSVNESGKLVSNVVVGVTTGQK, from the exons ATGCAGGACCAGCTAGTGTGTCATGGCTGTAGAAATACATTGATGTATCCTAGAGGAGCTACCAATGTCCGTTGTGCGTTATGTCACATTGTCAACATGGTTCctcttcatcctcctcctcctcctcatcaccATG CTGCTCATGCAGGGATGGACATGGCTCACATTGTGTGTGGTGGTTGTCGAACAATGCTTATGTATACCCGTGGGGCTACTAGTGTAAGATGCTCTTGCTGTCAGACTGTCAACCTTGTCCCAG GACCCCCACCGTCTAATCAGGTTGCTCATATCAACTGTGGGAACTGTAGGACGACACTCATGTACCCTTACGGTGCATCATCTGTTAAATGTGCTATTTGCCAGTTTGTTACTAACGTTAAC atGAGCAATGGAAGGGTGCCTTTAGCAAGTAACCGGCCAAATGGAACAGCATCTCCCGGGACTATGCCCTCTACATCCACT TCGACACCACCGTCTCAGACACAAACTGTTGTAGTAGAGAACCCAATGTCCGTTAATGAAAGTGGAAAGTTG GTGAGCAACGTTGTGGTTGGAGTGACAACAGGccaaaaataa
- the LOC108839692 gene encoding protein LSD1 isoform X2, translated as MQDQLVCHGCRNTLMYPRGATNVRCALCHIVNMVPLHPPPPPHHHGMDMAHIVCGGCRTMLMYTRGATSVRCSCCQTVNLVPGPPPSNQVAHINCGNCRTTLMYPYGASSVKCAICQFVTNVNMSNGRVPLASNRPNGTASPGTMPSTSTSTPPSQTQTVVVENPMSVNESGKLVSITTYLLFVLLSYTLERRFDKVTGTHI; from the exons ATGCAGGACCAGCTAGTGTGTCATGGCTGTAGAAATACATTGATGTATCCTAGAGGAGCTACCAATGTCCGTTGTGCGTTATGTCACATTGTCAACATGGTTCctcttcatcctcctcctcctcctcatcaccATG GGATGGACATGGCTCACATTGTGTGTGGTGGTTGTCGAACAATGCTTATGTATACCCGTGGGGCTACTAGTGTAAGATGCTCTTGCTGTCAGACTGTCAACCTTGTCCCAG GACCCCCACCGTCTAATCAGGTTGCTCATATCAACTGTGGGAACTGTAGGACGACACTCATGTACCCTTACGGTGCATCATCTGTTAAATGTGCTATTTGCCAGTTTGTTACTAACGTTAAC atGAGCAATGGAAGGGTGCCTTTAGCAAGTAACCGGCCAAATGGAACAGCATCTCCCGGGACTATGCCCTCTACATCCACT TCGACACCACCGTCTCAGACACAAACTGTTGTAGTAGAGAACCCAATGTCCGTTAATGAAAGTGGAAAGTTGGTGAGTATTACTACTTATcttctctttgttcttcttAGTTACACATTAGAAAGAAGGTTTGACAAAGTGACTGGAACACACATATAA
- the LOC108839692 gene encoding protein LSD1 isoform X6: MQDQLVCHGCRNTLMYPRGATNVRCALCHIVNMVPLHPPPPPHHHGMDMAHIVCGGCRTMLMYTRGATSVRCSCCQTVNLVPGPPPSNQVAHINCGNCRTTLMYPYGASSVKCAICQFVTNVNMSNGRVPLASNRPNGTASPGTMPSTSTSTPPSQTQTVVVENPMSVNESGKLVSNVVVGVTTGQK, translated from the exons ATGCAGGACCAGCTAGTGTGTCATGGCTGTAGAAATACATTGATGTATCCTAGAGGAGCTACCAATGTCCGTTGTGCGTTATGTCACATTGTCAACATGGTTCctcttcatcctcctcctcctcctcatcaccATG GGATGGACATGGCTCACATTGTGTGTGGTGGTTGTCGAACAATGCTTATGTATACCCGTGGGGCTACTAGTGTAAGATGCTCTTGCTGTCAGACTGTCAACCTTGTCCCAG GACCCCCACCGTCTAATCAGGTTGCTCATATCAACTGTGGGAACTGTAGGACGACACTCATGTACCCTTACGGTGCATCATCTGTTAAATGTGCTATTTGCCAGTTTGTTACTAACGTTAAC atGAGCAATGGAAGGGTGCCTTTAGCAAGTAACCGGCCAAATGGAACAGCATCTCCCGGGACTATGCCCTCTACATCCACT TCGACACCACCGTCTCAGACACAAACTGTTGTAGTAGAGAACCCAATGTCCGTTAATGAAAGTGGAAAGTTG GTGAGCAACGTTGTGGTTGGAGTGACAACAGGccaaaaataa
- the LOC108839692 gene encoding protein LSD1 isoform X3: MQDQLVCHGCRNTLMYPRGATNVRCALCHIVNMVPLHPPPPPHHHAAHAGMDMAHIVCGGCRTMLMYTRGATSVRCSCCQTVNLVPGPPPSNQVAHINCGNCRTTLMYPYGASSVKCAICQFVTNVNMSNGRVPLASNRPNGTASPGTMPSTSTQSTPPSQTQTVVVENPMSVNESGKLVSNVVVGVTTGQK, from the exons ATGCAGGACCAGCTAGTGTGTCATGGCTGTAGAAATACATTGATGTATCCTAGAGGAGCTACCAATGTCCGTTGTGCGTTATGTCACATTGTCAACATGGTTCctcttcatcctcctcctcctcctcatcaccATG CTGCTCATGCAGGGATGGACATGGCTCACATTGTGTGTGGTGGTTGTCGAACAATGCTTATGTATACCCGTGGGGCTACTAGTGTAAGATGCTCTTGCTGTCAGACTGTCAACCTTGTCCCAG GACCCCCACCGTCTAATCAGGTTGCTCATATCAACTGTGGGAACTGTAGGACGACACTCATGTACCCTTACGGTGCATCATCTGTTAAATGTGCTATTTGCCAGTTTGTTACTAACGTTAAC atGAGCAATGGAAGGGTGCCTTTAGCAAGTAACCGGCCAAATGGAACAGCATCTCCCGGGACTATGCCCTCTACATCCACT CAGTCGACACCACCGTCTCAGACACAAACTGTTGTAGTAGAGAACCCAATGTCCGTTAATGAAAGTGGAAAGTTG GTGAGCAACGTTGTGGTTGGAGTGACAACAGGccaaaaataa
- the LOC108839692 gene encoding protein LSD1 isoform X5 produces MQDQLVCHGCRNTLMYPRGATNVRCALCHIVNMVPLHPPPPPHHHGMDMAHIVCGGCRTMLMYTRGATSVRCSCCQTVNLVPGPPPSNQVAHINCGNCRTTLMYPYGASSVKCAICQFVTNVNMSNGRVPLASNRPNGTASPGTMPSTSTQSTPPSQTQTVVVENPMSVNESGKLVSNVVVGVTTGQK; encoded by the exons ATGCAGGACCAGCTAGTGTGTCATGGCTGTAGAAATACATTGATGTATCCTAGAGGAGCTACCAATGTCCGTTGTGCGTTATGTCACATTGTCAACATGGTTCctcttcatcctcctcctcctcctcatcaccATG GGATGGACATGGCTCACATTGTGTGTGGTGGTTGTCGAACAATGCTTATGTATACCCGTGGGGCTACTAGTGTAAGATGCTCTTGCTGTCAGACTGTCAACCTTGTCCCAG GACCCCCACCGTCTAATCAGGTTGCTCATATCAACTGTGGGAACTGTAGGACGACACTCATGTACCCTTACGGTGCATCATCTGTTAAATGTGCTATTTGCCAGTTTGTTACTAACGTTAAC atGAGCAATGGAAGGGTGCCTTTAGCAAGTAACCGGCCAAATGGAACAGCATCTCCCGGGACTATGCCCTCTACATCCACT CAGTCGACACCACCGTCTCAGACACAAACTGTTGTAGTAGAGAACCCAATGTCCGTTAATGAAAGTGGAAAGTTG GTGAGCAACGTTGTGGTTGGAGTGACAACAGGccaaaaataa
- the LOC130494272 gene encoding F-box/LRR-repeat protein At1g48400-like → MRDSISSLPDEILGKILSLVPTKVAASTSVLSKRWRNLLSLVDSLCFDESMVVYPNEEEAENGSQRFSDFVEKTLALLHNSPAIKTFSLCRVVMTKSYEDENARVNRWIWTAMEKGLLELHLYAPTRVGSDLWIELEPRLLRSNTLVKLTIAGHYNIYDTPNVYFPALRSLYLMLLALDLDRFGEILDACPVLEELTIRYGDYYSDVAVISVGTVVEHASIKRLVIVTDLPDHADYYVSSEYFDIAIDTVRFQAPSLVYLDYSSFVYQEYDVDDLDSLVEARLSLKLWMSTSHYDYDDNYYYVYDGSLPDVDDPSPPIFGDVTGLVAAIRNITTLHLSPDSLEVFHFCCKSMPMFNNLLNLSIESNKQNGWQVMPLLLKSCPILQTLLFKGIVHKVTNRCGDACVCSPRQKKRKMMVVKKKKEECCLRTCRVKVLEISDYGGRRPELKQMRHFLGNLECLETVKVGVDPDKNSEFVRANLMTLPKLSSKCTIQFI, encoded by the exons ATGAGGGATTCAATCAGCAGTTTGCCAGATGAGATTCTCGGCAAAATCCTGTCTCTAGTTCCGACAAAAGTGGCTGCTTCCACATCGGTTCTGTCCAAGAGGTGGAGGAATCTGCTGTCTCTCGTAGACAGCCTTTGTTTTGATGAGTCGATGGTTGTCTATCCCaacgaagaagaagcagaaaacGGTTCACAACGCTTCTCTGATTTCGTTGAAAAGACACTTGCTCTGCTACACAACTCTCCCGCCATCAAGACATTCTCTCTGTGTCGCGTGGTTATGACTAAGAGTTACGAAGATGAAAACGCCCGCGTCAACCGTTGGATTTGGACTGCAATGGAAAAAGGTTTATTGGAACTACACTTGTACGCCCCTACCCGTGTTGGGTCTGATCTTTGGATAGAATTAGAACCTAGGTTGCTAAGGAGTAACACGCTAGTTAAGCTCACAATCGCCGGTCATTATAACATTTATGATACTCCGAATGTGTATTTCCCAGCCCTCAGATCACTTTATCTGATGCTGTTAGCGCTTGATCTTGATCGCTTTGGAGAAATCCTCGATGCTTGTCCTGTGCTGGAAGAGTTAACCATACGCTATGGGGATTATTATTCAGATGTGGCGGTAATTTCGGTTGGTACGGTTGTGGAACATGCATCGATCAAGCGTCTTGTTATTGTTACGGATCTTCCTGATCATGCAGACTACTATGTCTCGTCAGAATACTTCGATATTGCTATTGATACAGTTCGTTTCCAAGCACCGAGTCTTGTCTACCTTGACTATTCTAGTTTTGTCTATCAAGAGTATGATGTTGATGATTTGGATTCTCTTGTCGAAGCAAGGCTGAGTCTCAAGTTATGGATGTCAACTAGTCATTATGATTACgatgataattattattacgTTTATGATGGTTCTCTTCCTGATGTTGATGATCCAAGCCCGCCTATATTCGGTGATGTTACAGGTCTAGTTGCGGCTATAAGAAACATTACGACCCTTCACTTGTCTCCTGATTCCCTTGAGGTGTTCCATTTCTGCTGTAAATCCATGCCTATGTTCAACAACCTTCTAAATTTGTCTATTGAGAGTAACAAGCAAAATGGCTGGCAAGTAATGCCACTTCTGCTCAAGTCTTGTCCAATTCTACAAACTTTACTCTTCAAG GGTATTGTTCACAAAGTAACAAATAGATGCGGAGATGCATGCGTTTGCAGTCCAAGACAGAAAAAGAGGAAGATGATGGTtgtgaaaaagaagaaggaagaatgTTGTCTACGGACATGTCGAGTGAAGGTGCTAGAGATTTCAGACTATGGAGGTCGTCGTCCAGAGTTGAAACAGATGAGACATTTCTTGGGAAATTTGGAATGTCTTGAAACTGTTAAAGTTGGTGTTGACCCGGACAAGAATAGTGAGTTCGTGCGAGCTAATCTAATGACTCTTCCCAAACTTTCATCAAAGTGCACCATTCAGTTCATCTAA
- the LOC108839693 gene encoding beta-glucuronosyltransferase GlcAT14B-like, whose product MKKLKSCYLQVRRHQQQAADRRWIPPVSHRIHLLPLPPLPNNLSFLLHPISSHSLISLRPQILRLRLRLRRHSPSSAASRVPDLRLLRRRPDAETHADGALPPEQPLRRPPRSRVLRGAFVANQTLFGRFGNVRMIVKANFVTYRGPTMVANTLHAAAILLREGGDWDWFINPSASDYPLVTQGWYNSFLIFKLRVLLLNRVLGV is encoded by the coding sequence atgaagaagctgaagagCTGTTATCTGCAAGTCCGTCGTCACCAGCAACAAGCCGCGGACCGTAGATGGATTCCTCCCGTTAGCCATCGGATCCATCTGCtccctcttcctcctcttcctaaCAACCTTAGCTTCCTCCTCCACCCAATCTCGTCTCATTCCCTTATCAGTCTACGCCCTCAGATCCTCCGTCTCCGTCTCCGCCTCCGTCGCCACTCCCCCTCCTCCGCCGCGTCTCGCGTACCTGATCTCCGGCTCCTCCGGCGACGGCCAGATGCTGAAACGCACGCTGATGGCGCTCTACCACCCGAACAACCACTACGTCGTCCACCTCGATCGCGAGTCCTCCGCGGCGCGTTCGTCGCGAACCAGACTCTGTTCGGGAGGTTCGGGAACGTGAGGATGATCGTGAAGGCCAACTTCGTCACGTACCGTGGGCCGACTATGGTGGCGAACACGCTCCATGCGGCTGCGATTCTGCTGAGGGAAGGTGGTGATTGGGATTGGTTCATCAATCCCAGCGCATCTGATTACCCTCTCGTCACACAAGGATGGTATAACAGCTTCTTAATCTTTAAGCTCCGTGTATTGTTGTTGAATCGTGTTTTGGGGGTTTGA
- the LOC108839686 gene encoding F-box/LRR-repeat protein At1g48400: protein MRDLISSLPDEILGKILSLLPTKVAASTSVLSKRWRNLLSLVDSLSFDESMVVYPNEEEAENGSHRFSDFVDKTLALLHNSPAIKTFSLCLVVWTESSRVNRWIWTAMEKGLLELHLYAPTSGSDVSIESRVLRSTTLVKLTISGHYDIDEDIDESHDVFLPALKSLSLTVALDIDQYRRIIHDACPVLEELTIRNVDLGSLWGGTVVEHASIKRLVIVTHVPEHIDYYLLLDYFENARQTVRLQAPSLVYLDYSSPVFKGYVVGDLDSLVEARLSLKLWRSTSHYDFDDDYNYDYHGSLSDLDDDPCPPIFGNVTRLVAAIRNITTLHLSPDSLEVFHFCSKSMPMFNNLLNLSIESNKQNGWQVMPLLLKSCPILQTLLFKGLVHKVTNRCGDACVCSPSQEERRRMVVKKKKEECCLQTCGVKVLEISDYGGCFQEVEQMRHFLGNLKCLETVKVGVDPDNKGKNADFLRANLMNLPKLSSKCTIQLL from the exons ATGAGGGATTTAATCAGCAGTTTGCCAGATGAGATTCTTGGCAAAATCCTGTCTTTGCTTCCGACAAAAGTGGCTGCTTCCACATCGGTTCTGTCCAAGAGGTGGAGGAATCTGCTGTCTCTCGTAGACAGCCTTAGTTTCGATGAGTCCATGGTTGTCTATCCCaacgaagaagaagcagaaaacGGTTCACACCGCTTCTCTGATTTCGTAGACAAAACACTTGCTCTGCTACACAACTCTCCCGCCATCAAGACATTCTCTCTGTGTCTTGTAGTTTGGACTGAATCTTCCCGTGTCAACCGTTGGATCTGGACTGCAATGGAAAAGGGTTTACTGGAACTACACTTGTACGCCCCTACCTCTGGTTCTGATGTTAGTATAGAATCTAGGGTACTAAGGAGTACCACACTGGTTAAGCTCACAATCTCCGGTCATTATGATATTGATGAAGATATTGACGAATCTCACGATGTGTTTCTCCCCGCCCTCAAATCACTTTCTCTGACGGTTGCGCTTGATATTGACCAATATCGCCGAATCATCCATGATGCTTGTCCTGTGCTGGAAGAGTTAACCATACGCAACGTGGACTTGGGGTCCCTTTGGGGGGGTACGGTTGTGGAACATGCATCCATCAAGCGTCTTGTGATTGTTACGCATGTTCCTGAGCATATTGACTACTATCTTTTGTTGGATTATTTCGAAAATGCTCGCCAAACAGTTCGTCTCCAAGCACCCAGTCTCGTCTACCTTGACTATTCTAGTCCTGTCTTTAAAGGGTATGTGGTTGGTGATTTGGATTCTCTTGTCGAAGCAAGGCTGAGTCTCAAGTTATGGAGGTCAACTAGTCATTACGATTTCGATGATGATTATAATTACGATTATCATGGTTCTCTTTCTGATCTTGATGATGATCCATGCCCGCCTATATTCGGTAACGTTACACGTCTTGTTGCTGCTATAAGAAACATTACCACCCTTCACTTGTCTCCTGATTCCCTTGAG GTGTTCCATTTCTGCTCTAAATCCATGCCTATGTTCAACAACCTTCTAAATTTGTCTATTGAGAGTAACAAGCAAAATGGCTGGCAAGTAATGCCACTTCTGCTCAAGTCTTGTCCAATTCTACAAACTTTACTCTTCAAG GGTCTTGTTCACAAAGTAACAAATAGATGCGGAGATGCATGCGTTTGCAGTCCAAGTCAGGAAGAGAGGAGGAGGATGGTtgtgaaaaagaagaaagaagaatgtTGTCTACAGACATGTGGGGTGAAGGTGCTAGAGATTTCAGACTATGGAGGTTGTTTTCAAGAGGTGGAACAGATGAGACATTTCTTGGGAAATTTGAAATGTCTCGAAACCGTAAAAGTTGGTGTTGATCCGGACAACAAAGGCAAGAATGCTGACTTCCTGCGAGCTAACCTAATGAATCTTCCCAAACTTTCATCAAAGTGCACTATTCAACTCCTCTAA